A single window of Lentimicrobiaceae bacterium DNA harbors:
- a CDS encoding ATP-binding cassette domain-containing protein, producing the protein MAKPLLETISVRKQFGNFTALNNVSISVPENSIYGLLGPNGAGKTTLIRIINQITAPDSGEVLLNGNKLKLSDVKNVGYLPEERGLYKKMKVGEQAIYLAQLKGLSLKEAKDELKYWFTKLEMQSWWDKKIEELSKGMQQKVQFVTTVVHKPKLLIFDEPFSGFDPINASILKDEILELKKKGATIIFSTHNMSSVEELCDNIALINKAEKVLEGNIYDIKKQHFNNELEVHISHVDDYMTTLSNDDFKIIDSKPENDDTLSITYKVNDNLTSNDLLQFLIPKTKIHRVAELIPSMNEVFISVVNKTSGKQNQNQQQL; encoded by the coding sequence TAAGAAAACAATTTGGAAATTTCACTGCGTTAAATAATGTAAGCATATCGGTTCCCGAAAATAGTATTTACGGACTACTTGGTCCAAACGGTGCCGGCAAAACAACACTTATCAGAATAATTAATCAAATTACTGCTCCCGACTCGGGTGAAGTTTTGCTTAACGGAAACAAACTAAAACTTTCGGACGTAAAAAACGTTGGGTATCTGCCAGAAGAAAGAGGTTTGTACAAAAAAATGAAAGTCGGCGAACAAGCTATTTATTTGGCTCAGCTTAAAGGTCTTAGCCTTAAAGAGGCAAAAGATGAGCTTAAATATTGGTTTACCAAACTTGAAATGCAATCGTGGTGGGACAAGAAGATTGAAGAGCTTTCAAAAGGGATGCAGCAAAAAGTTCAGTTTGTTACTACTGTTGTTCACAAGCCCAAGTTGCTCATCTTCGACGAACCTTTTAGCGGTTTCGACCCAATAAATGCAAGCATTTTAAAAGACGAAATATTAGAGCTCAAGAAAAAAGGTGCTACAATTATTTTTTCGACACACAACATGAGTTCGGTTGAAGAACTTTGCGACAATATTGCCCTTATAAACAAAGCTGAAAAAGTTTTGGAAGGAAACATATACGATATTAAAAAACAGCACTTTAACAACGAATTGGAAGTCCACATAAGCCACGTCGATGACTACATGACTACCCTATCCAACGACGATTTCAAAATAATTGACAGCAAGCCTGAAAATGACGATACCCTCAGCATTACGTATAAGGTTAATGATAATCTGACCTCAAACGATTTGCTGCAATTTTTAATTCCAAAAACTAAAATACATAGAGTTGCTGAGCTTATACCATCTATGAATGAAGTATTTATTTCGGTGGTAAATAAAACTTCCGGCAAGCAAAACCAAAATCAACAACAGTTATAA